In the genome of Poecilia reticulata strain Guanapo linkage group LG16, Guppy_female_1.0+MT, whole genome shotgun sequence, one region contains:
- the LOC103477988 gene encoding zinc finger and SCAN domain-containing protein 2-like, translated as MLPLRVFLNERLSAVAEEILGAVEKTIAVYQEEILRSKDLEIRQLRMQLKLLHSEPESDNYLESEQLHSPPPPSASPSVQPHQSPPAVAAVHEEEEEELQQGGEEEDEVCCVDQELPETSQVKEKQEQPRGDAPKRHFWMVHDSAENQDDPESEAQEFISPHTGLLTTLHEQALHFQQFLSSSSNNGGGNSSGDESRDRPYICSVCEKRFTNCSHLAAHIRTHTGERPYMCDICRKTFITTSALNRHQTIHTEGKRYICAFCGKSFKWMESLGRHVRSVHKSDNVQV; from the exons ATGCTGCCTCTTAGAGTTTTCCTCAACGAGAGACTTTCCGCGGTGGCGGAGGAGATTTTAGGAGCCGTGGAGAAGACAATAGCGGTGTACCAGGAAGAGATTTTACGCTCCAAAGATTTAGAAATCAGGCAGCTCAGGATGCAGCTGAAGCTCCTCCATTCAG AGCCTGAATCGGACAATTATCTTGAATCCGAGCAGCTGCATTCTCCTCCCCCTCCTTCTGCTTCTCCTTCTGTCCAGCCCCATCAGTCACCCCCTGCAGTGGCTGCTGTccatgaggaggaggaagaggagctgcagcagggaggggaggaagaggatgaagtCTGCTGCGTTGATCAGGAGCTCCCAGAGACCTCGCAGGTCAAAGAGAAGCAGGAGCAGCCGCGGGGAGACGCACCCAAGCGGCACTTCTGGATGGTCCACGACTCCGCTGAGAACCAGGACGACCCGGAGTCAGAGGCGCAGGAGTTCATCTCACCCCACACCGGCCTGCTGACCACTCTGCACGAACAGGCGCTGCACTTCCAGCAgtttctcagcagcagcagcaacaacggCGGGGGGAACAGCAGCGGCGACGAGAGCAGAGACAGGCCCTACATCTGCTCCGTGTGTGAGAAGCGCTTCACCAACTGCTCCCACCTGGCGGCGCACATCAGGACGCACACGGGCGAGAGGCCCTACATGTGTGACATCTGCAGGAAGACCTTCATCACCACCAGCGCCCTGAACAGGCACCAGACCATTCACACCGAGGGGAAGCGATATATATGCGCCTTCTGTGGAAAGTCCTTTAAATGGATGGAGTCTCTAGGCAGACATGTGAGAAGCGTTCACAAGAGTGATAATGTGCAAGTATGA
- the tpi1b gene encoding triosephosphate isomerase B → MSRKFFVGGNWKMNGDKKSLGELIQTLNSGKVDSNVEVVCGTPSIYLDFARSKLDAKFGVAAQNCYKVPKGAFTGEISPAMIKDCGVNWVILGHSERRHVFGESDELIGQKTAHALESGLGVIACIGEKLDEREGGITEKVVFAQTKVIADNVKDWSKVVLAYEPVWAIGTGKTASPQQAQEVHEKLREWLKTNVSEAVANSVRIIYGGSVTGGTCKELASQKDVDGFLVGGASLKPEFIDIINAKA, encoded by the exons ATGAGCAGAAAATTCTTCGTCGGTGGCAACTGGAAAATGAACGGCGACAAGAAAAGCCTCGGGGAGCTCATCCAGACCCTGAATAGTGGCAAGGTGGACTCCAATGTCG aGGTGGTGTGCGGCACTCCATCCATCTATCTGGACTTCGCCAGGTCCAAACTGGATGCCAAGTTCGGCGTGGCGGCTCAGAACTGCTACAAAGTTCCAAAGGGTGCCTTCACTGGGGAGATTAG CCCTGCGATGATCAAGGACTGTGGCGTGAACTGGGTTATCCTGGGACACTCCGAGCGGCGCCACGTCTTTGGCGAGAGCGACGAG CTGATTGGTCAAAAGACTGCTCATGCTCTGGAGAGCGGTCTCGGTGTGATCGCCTGCATCGGCGAGAAGCTGGATGAGAGGGAGGGAGGCATCACGGAGAAGGTGGTATTTGCCCAGACCAAAGTCATTGCAG ACAACGTAAAGGACTGGAGCAAGGTCGTGCTTGCTTATGAGCCTGTGTGGGCTATTGGCACCGGGAAGACTGCGTCTCCACAGCAG GCTCAGGAAGTTCATGAGAAACTGAGGGAGTGGCTGAAGACCAATGTGTCTGAAGCTGTAGCCAACTCTGTGAGGATCATCTATGGAG GTTCAGTAACTGGTGGTACCTGTAAGGAACTCGCCTCCCAGAAGGACGTGGACGGTTTCCTGGTGGGTGGAGCCTCCCTCAAGCCGGAGTTCATCGACATCATCAATGCCAAGGCGTAA